Sequence from the Chloroflexaceae bacterium genome:
TGGGTTGCCCCCAGGATGGCGTTGGAGAAGGCCATGCCGGCGTGGAGGCTGCTGCGGGCCATGATCTCCTTCGCCTCCAGATCGGTCTGGCTGGCGACGGAGCGCCGCAGCCCGGCGACGGCAAGGGAGATGGCACGCAGGGAGTGAACTTCGGTGAGAAAGGTGGCCGCGAGGGAGACGTAGGACTCGATGCCGTGGGTCAGAGCATCCATGCCGGTGCTGGCGGTAAGCCAGGCATCCTTGGTGGTGAGCAACAGCGGGTCAGTGAGCGAGATATCGGGGATGAGCGACTTGCTGATCAGCGTCATCTTGATGCGCCGGCGGGTGTCGGTAATCACCGCGAACTGGGAAACATCGGCCCCGGTGCCAGCGGTGGTGGGAATAGCGACCATCGGCGGCAGCGGCCGGGTGATGCGGTCAATGCCCTCGTAGTCGTGGATGCGACCGCCGTTAGTGCTGAGCACCGCGATGCCCTTGGCGGCGTCAATGCAACTGCCGCCGCCAAGGGCCACCAGCGCGTCGCAGCGTTGCGCCCGGTAGAAGGCGGCCCCCGCTTCGACCTCGTGGTCCTTGG
This genomic interval carries:
- a CDS encoding iron-containing alcohol dehydrogenase, which codes for MQVCKFTLPEIIVGCGVLEQAGKAARRLGATRVLVVSDPGIIAAGWLEQMLPVIEQEGLDFAIWTGVTPNPKDHEVEAGAAFYRAQRCDALVALGGGSCIDAAKGIAVLSTNGGRIHDYEGIDRITRPLPPMVAIPTTAGTGADVSQFAVITDTRRRIKMTLISKSLIPDISLTDPLLLTTKDAWLTASTGMDALTHGIESYVSLAATFLTEVHSLRAISLAVAGLRRSVASQTDLEAKEIMARSSLHAGMAFSNAILGATHAMAHQVGGLLDQPHGELNAILLPTVMEYNLPACPERYATIAEAMGLPVAGLTPMEAGAMAIEAVRALIADVGLTKRLSDLGVREQDLPTLSANAMHDACMATNPREASVEAVMQLFYAAM